From Candoia aspera isolate rCanAsp1 chromosome 4, rCanAsp1.hap2, whole genome shotgun sequence, a single genomic window includes:
- the LOC134496582 gene encoding olfactory receptor 14I1-like yields the protein MDNDTSEFLLWEFSKIREIQVRHMALLLTLFLMTVTGNLVIIAAVVSHHHLHTPMYFFMMNLAMQDIGSVSVFIPKTVFNSLMNIRTISHSGCVAQVLFFLFFTGCDISLLTVMAYDRYIAICSPLQYEMIMNRKACIKMMGSVWTASLLNASLHTIVTFITPFCSNIINQFFCEIPYLLKMACSDLYVTEIGVLIFSAVLAFGCFSFVILTYVHVFSAVLRIPSVQGREKAFSTCLPHLIVFSIFTFTGCFGYLKPVADSPSYFDFIITVMYSIIPPVLNPLIYGMRNKDIKTSLSRLFGQKLLLLKENKLCVLLFLYFNRKVKKQT from the coding sequence ATGGATAATGACACATCTGAGTTTCTTCTCTGGGAATTCTCAAAGATTAGGGAGATACAGGTCAGGCACATGGCTTTACTACTGACACTGTTTTTAATGACGGTAACAGGGAACCTTGTAATCATCGCTGCTGTTGTTTCTCACCACCACCTTCacacccccatgtacttcttcaTGATGAATTTAGCCATGCAAGACATTGGttcagtttcagtctttattcccaaaactgtttttaattctcttaTGAATATAAGGACTATTTCTCATTCTGGATGTGTTGCCCaagtcctcttcttcctctttttcacagGCTGTGATATTTCCCTCCTTACAGTCATGGCTTATGATCGGTATATTGCCATTTGTAGTCCTTTACAGTATGAGATGATAATGAACAGGAAGGCTTGCATAAAAATGATGGGTAGTGTATGGACTGCCAGCCTTCTCAATGCTTCATTACACACTATTGTCACTTTTATTACTCCTTTCTGCTCTAATATTATCAACCaattcttctgtgaaatcccatATCTACTTAAGATGGCCTGTTCTGATTTATATGTAACTGAAATTGGAGTTCTAATCTTCAGTGCTGTATTAGCATTTGGTTGTTTTTCCTTTGTCATTCTCACTTACGTGCACGTCTTCTCTGCTGTACTGAGAATCCCTTCGGTCCAAGGAAGGGAAAAGGCCTTCTCTACTTGCCTGCCACACCTCATTGTCTTCTCCATATTCACGTTTACTGGTTGCTTTGGTTACCTAAAACCTGTAGCTGACAGTCCATCATATTTTGACTTCATTATAACAGTAATGTATTCCATTATTCCGCCTGTGTTGAATCCATTAATCTACGGCATGAGAAACAAAGACATCAAAACTTCTCTTTCACGACTTTTTGGTCAGAAGTTATTGCTTTTGAAGGAGAATAAGCTCTGTGTCCTCCTATTTTTGTATTTCAACAGGAAAGTAAAAAAGCAGACATAG